The following proteins are co-located in the Pyrococcus abyssi GE5 genome:
- a CDS encoding adenylate kinase: MNILIFGPPGSGKSTQARRITERYGLTYIASGDIIRAEIKARTPLGIEMERYLSRGDLIPDTIVNTLIISKLRRVRENFIMDGYPRTPEQVITLENYLYDHGIKLDVAIDIYITKEESVRRISGRRICSKCGAVYHVEFNPPKVPGKCDICGGELIQRPDDRPEIVEKRYDIYSKNMEPIIKFYQKQGIYVRIDGHGSIDEVWERIRPLLDYIYNQENRR; the protein is encoded by the coding sequence ATGAACATACTTATTTTTGGGCCCCCGGGAAGTGGAAAATCAACACAAGCAAGGAGAATAACGGAAAGGTATGGTCTAACTTATATAGCCTCTGGAGACATAATAAGGGCGGAAATAAAAGCCAGGACACCCCTCGGCATTGAAATGGAGAGGTACCTATCAAGAGGCGACCTAATTCCGGACACAATCGTAAATACCCTGATAATTTCAAAGCTCAGAAGGGTGAGGGAGAACTTCATAATGGACGGCTATCCCAGGACGCCAGAACAAGTTATAACCCTGGAAAATTACCTGTATGACCACGGGATTAAGCTAGATGTGGCAATTGATATATACATAACAAAGGAGGAGAGCGTTAGGAGGATCTCTGGAAGGAGGATATGCTCCAAGTGTGGGGCCGTTTATCACGTTGAGTTCAACCCACCGAAGGTTCCGGGGAAGTGCGATATATGCGGCGGTGAGCTTATACAAAGACCGGATGACAGACCGGAGATAGTTGAGAAGAGGTACGACATATACTCAAAGAACATGGAGCCGATAATTAAATTTTATCAGAAGCAGGGAATTTACGTGAGAATAGATGGGCACGGATCAATAGACGAAGTCTGGGAGAGGATTAGACCCCTACTAGATTACATTTATAACCAGGAAAATAGGCGATGA
- the tgtA gene encoding tRNA guanosine(15) transglycosylase TgtA gives MSRGDKMLKFEVKARDGAGRIGKLEVNGKKIETPAIMPVVNPKQLIVEPKELEKMGFDIIITNSYIIYKDRELREKALEVGIHKLLGYDGIIEVDSGSFQLMRYGNVDVSNREIVEFQHRIGVDIGTFLDIPTPPDAPKEKAMEDLKITLERAREAEEIKEIAMNAAIQGSTYTDLRRYAARRLSSMNFEIHPIGGVVPLLEAYRFREVVDIVISSKMALRPDRPVHLFGAGHPMVFALAVAMGVDLFDSASYALYAKDDRYLTPEGTKRLDELEYFPCSCPVCSRYTPQELREMPKEERARLLAIHNLWVIKEEIERIKQAIREGELWRLVDERARSHPKLYSAYKRLLDHYTFLEEFEPVTKKSAVFKISHESLRWPLVRRARERAERVNSKFGDLVEHPIFGKVTKYLTLTYPFAQSEAEDEFSIEKPTRENAIRYVMAIAEYQFGENASKAFEGAEVELARTGMPRQVKLNGKRLATVRAEDGFLTLGIEGAKRLHKVLEYPRMRVVVSEEAEPFARKGKDVFAKFVLFADPGIRPYDEVLVVNEKDELLATGQALMSGREMIVFQYGRAVKVRRGISGG, from the coding sequence ATGAGCCGAGGTGATAAGATGCTCAAGTTTGAGGTGAAAGCTAGGGATGGCGCCGGAAGGATAGGTAAGCTGGAAGTTAATGGAAAAAAGATAGAAACCCCAGCTATAATGCCCGTGGTTAACCCGAAGCAACTAATCGTCGAACCAAAAGAGCTCGAAAAAATGGGGTTCGACATAATAATCACGAACTCCTATATAATCTACAAGGATAGGGAGCTAAGGGAAAAGGCGTTGGAAGTGGGTATCCATAAGCTACTGGGCTACGACGGCATAATAGAGGTCGACTCTGGTTCTTTTCAACTTATGAGGTACGGAAACGTTGACGTAAGCAACAGAGAGATAGTCGAGTTCCAGCATAGAATTGGGGTTGACATAGGAACTTTCCTCGACATCCCAACACCTCCAGATGCCCCAAAGGAGAAGGCAATGGAAGACTTAAAGATAACGCTGGAGAGGGCGAGAGAGGCTGAGGAGATAAAGGAAATAGCTATGAACGCGGCAATACAAGGTTCAACGTACACCGACCTGAGAAGGTACGCGGCGAGGAGATTAAGTAGCATGAACTTCGAGATTCATCCTATAGGTGGAGTGGTTCCACTTTTAGAAGCATACAGGTTCAGGGAAGTTGTTGACATAGTTATCTCTTCAAAGATGGCCCTAAGGCCGGACAGGCCAGTTCATCTATTCGGAGCCGGGCATCCAATGGTGTTTGCCCTTGCCGTAGCCATGGGAGTTGACCTATTCGACTCTGCTAGCTATGCCTTGTACGCGAAGGATGACAGGTATTTAACCCCTGAGGGGACTAAGAGGTTGGATGAGCTCGAATACTTCCCATGCTCTTGTCCCGTATGCTCTAGATACACCCCCCAGGAGCTCAGGGAGATGCCCAAGGAAGAGAGGGCAAGGCTTTTGGCGATTCACAACCTCTGGGTAATAAAAGAGGAGATAGAGAGGATAAAGCAGGCAATAAGAGAGGGAGAGCTCTGGAGGCTAGTCGATGAGAGGGCAAGATCCCATCCAAAGCTGTACTCGGCGTACAAGAGACTTCTAGATCATTACACATTCCTTGAGGAGTTTGAGCCAGTTACGAAGAAGTCCGCAGTTTTCAAGATTAGTCATGAAAGTTTGAGGTGGCCTCTAGTCAGGAGGGCTAGGGAGAGGGCCGAGAGAGTTAACTCGAAGTTTGGAGACTTAGTTGAGCACCCGATATTCGGTAAGGTGACCAAGTACCTGACGCTCACTTACCCATTCGCCCAGAGCGAGGCTGAGGATGAATTTTCAATAGAGAAGCCAACAAGGGAGAACGCTATAAGGTACGTGATGGCGATAGCAGAGTACCAATTTGGAGAGAACGCTTCAAAGGCCTTCGAAGGGGCTGAGGTTGAACTTGCAAGAACCGGAATGCCAAGACAGGTAAAGCTAAATGGAAAGAGACTTGCCACGGTTAGAGCCGAGGACGGATTCTTGACATTGGGAATAGAGGGTGCTAAAAGATTGCACAAGGTGCTGGAATACCCCAGGATGAGGGTAGTGGTTAGTGAAGAAGCCGAGCCCTTCGCGAGAAAAGGAAAGGATGTTTTTGCGAAATTCGTGCTATTCGCCGATCCAGGAATAAGACCATATGATGAAGTTCTAGTTGTCAATGAAAAAGATGAGCTTTTAGCAACAGGTCAAGCCCTTATGTCTGGGAGGGAGATGATAGTCTTCCAGTATGGGAGGGCAGTGAAGGTTAGGAGAGGGATAAGCGGAGGATGA
- a CDS encoding FUN14 domain-containing protein, whose translation MDLNMTGITGDIGIGAIVGFIVGYALKKFLKLVLALIGAYILSLFWLQQKGVITINTDALFNLAKSATEQTMSLADKVVGILPGSTAFIAAFYLGFKKG comes from the coding sequence ATGGATCTGAATATGACAGGCATCACAGGAGACATTGGAATAGGTGCGATAGTTGGATTCATAGTTGGCTACGCTCTAAAGAAGTTCCTCAAGCTTGTACTCGCCCTGATAGGAGCTTACATCCTAAGCTTATTCTGGCTACAGCAAAAGGGAGTTATAACAATAAACACCGATGCCCTCTTCAACTTGGCCAAGAGCGCAACGGAGCAAACTATGAGCCTAGCGGATAAGGTTGTTGGAATACTCCCTGGGAGTACTGCATTTATAGCAGCATTCTACCTCGGTTTTAAGAAGGGATAA
- a CDS encoding alkaline phosphatase family protein, producing the protein MKLALISLDGNGVYNLKHMPFLSELAEEGSMFIVDSIFPTLTDLVHTSVMTGVEPRIHWVVENGYYDRLSGVRVKFYEYDVAFNPHKVIKAPLVQDLLRQRGIRVASVSGYTMPPFSNTDVRIFPPFFSSDELYRTHGRDWKKDVWVLNSALYLYEECKPDLLLVHFASIDGMQHDHGPESSEALKAVETVDSAVRTLWERLKNEYAFIIFADHGQESVHTWVNLREYLERNGIEVLRISSGGGVHVYLKNPGEKEEAYEILRRAPGVKSVFFREDLPYLDAPVSGDLIVSAKEGYWFCHHRMCRGIKGRSYWVKGMHGSMNERVMKVPLIIWGLNVRREGASLYDIAPTILKFFGLEKRGDMKGEPLI; encoded by the coding sequence ATGAAGCTCGCCCTGATAAGCTTGGACGGGAATGGGGTTTACAACTTAAAGCACATGCCTTTCCTGAGCGAGCTCGCTGAGGAAGGTTCGATGTTCATCGTTGATTCCATTTTTCCAACCCTCACTGATTTGGTTCACACGAGCGTAATGACGGGTGTCGAGCCCAGGATTCACTGGGTCGTTGAGAACGGCTATTACGATAGGCTGAGCGGTGTTAGGGTTAAGTTCTACGAGTACGATGTTGCCTTTAATCCTCACAAGGTAATCAAGGCCCCGTTGGTTCAAGATTTGCTCAGGCAAAGGGGGATAAGGGTTGCCAGCGTTTCAGGGTACACCATGCCCCCGTTCAGCAACACCGACGTTAGGATTTTCCCTCCCTTCTTCTCATCGGACGAGCTTTACAGAACGCACGGTAGGGATTGGAAAAAGGATGTTTGGGTTCTGAACTCTGCGCTCTACCTCTACGAGGAGTGCAAGCCAGACCTTTTGCTGGTTCACTTTGCCTCTATAGATGGCATGCAACACGACCATGGGCCTGAGAGCAGTGAGGCCCTTAAGGCCGTTGAAACGGTAGATTCAGCGGTTAGAACCCTCTGGGAAAGGTTAAAGAACGAGTACGCCTTCATAATATTCGCAGATCATGGACAGGAGAGCGTTCACACTTGGGTAAACCTAAGGGAGTACCTCGAGAGGAACGGCATTGAAGTCCTAAGGATATCCTCTGGAGGGGGAGTGCACGTTTACCTGAAGAATCCTGGAGAGAAGGAAGAGGCTTATGAAATCCTACGGAGGGCCCCAGGAGTGAAGAGCGTGTTCTTCAGGGAAGATCTGCCCTACTTAGATGCGCCCGTTAGTGGGGATTTAATAGTTTCGGCCAAGGAAGGTTACTGGTTCTGCCACCATAGGATGTGTAGGGGGATAAAGGGAAGAAGCTACTGGGTCAAAGGTATGCACGGCTCGATGAACGAGAGGGTAATGAAGGTACCGCTGATAATCTGGGGTCTAAACGTTAGAAGGGAAGGGGCCAGCTTGTACGATATAGCCCCAACGATCCTGAAGTTCTTTGGGCTGGAGAAGAGGGGAGACATGAAGGGGGAGCCACTTATATAG
- a CDS encoding radical SAM protein produces the protein MGAREALPKYFAILEGDDVPNFMLAKKVEVKPEDSIEEMWNSHEEGMDKLRENDIKDNPSFSLLDLKAVIANKILESCTLCEIKCRVNRKESVGYCRVKETLIASDFLHYGEEPELVPSYTVFFSGCNFRCVFCQNWDISQFRVGLNYRPEYMALKIERAYRFGAKNVNFVGGEPTPNLPFILETLRYVNVPIPVVWNSNMYMSEDSMKLLDGIVDIYLGDFKYGNDRCALKYSKVPRYWEVVTRNFLLAKNHFRAEFLIRHLVMPNHLECCTRPILKWISENLGKDVRVNVMFQYRPEYKAMEYEEISRMLVLEEMEEAERLVREFGLKNALVG, from the coding sequence ATGGGAGCCAGGGAGGCCCTGCCAAAGTACTTCGCGATACTCGAGGGAGATGATGTTCCTAACTTCATGCTAGCTAAGAAAGTAGAAGTCAAGCCCGAGGATAGCATTGAGGAGATGTGGAACTCTCACGAGGAGGGCATGGATAAGTTAAGGGAGAACGACATTAAGGATAACCCGAGCTTTAGCCTACTCGACCTTAAAGCTGTGATAGCTAATAAGATACTTGAGAGCTGCACCCTCTGCGAGATAAAGTGTCGCGTGAACAGGAAGGAGAGCGTAGGCTATTGCAGGGTTAAGGAAACTCTGATTGCAAGCGATTTTCTCCATTACGGGGAGGAACCCGAGTTGGTTCCTTCTTATACTGTGTTCTTCAGCGGTTGCAACTTTCGCTGTGTCTTCTGCCAAAACTGGGACATAAGCCAGTTCAGGGTTGGACTTAACTACAGACCTGAATACATGGCGTTGAAAATAGAGAGAGCCTATAGGTTTGGCGCAAAGAATGTCAACTTCGTGGGTGGCGAGCCAACTCCTAACCTCCCCTTTATCCTCGAAACCCTTAGATATGTAAACGTTCCAATCCCGGTAGTTTGGAACTCCAACATGTACATGAGCGAGGATAGCATGAAGCTCTTGGATGGCATCGTGGATATCTATCTAGGAGATTTCAAGTATGGAAACGATAGGTGTGCCTTGAAGTACTCGAAGGTTCCAAGGTACTGGGAGGTCGTTACGAGGAATTTTCTCCTAGCTAAGAACCACTTCAGGGCGGAGTTCCTTATAAGGCACCTTGTCATGCCTAACCACCTCGAATGCTGCACGAGGCCAATTCTAAAGTGGATATCCGAAAACCTCGGGAAGGACGTCAGGGTTAACGTGATGTTCCAGTACAGGCCGGAATACAAGGCAATGGAGTATGAGGAGATATCCAGAATGCTTGTTTTAGAGGAGATGGAGGAAGCTGAAAGATTAGTTAGAGAATTCGGTCTCAAAAACGCGCTAGTGGGATAA
- a CDS encoding DUF192 domain-containing protein — MGVIINESKSVKWEGKVEIADNFIKRAFGFMLRNPGHALIFILPFETRFNATIHGFFMLKSIDVIFLDSEKTVVDVTTLRPWRIYVPKKAAKYVIEGPVGLRKVLKVEVGDKVEWIT, encoded by the coding sequence ATGGGCGTGATAATTAACGAGAGCAAAAGCGTTAAGTGGGAAGGGAAGGTTGAGATTGCTGATAACTTCATCAAGAGGGCCTTTGGGTTTATGCTCAGAAATCCTGGGCATGCACTAATCTTCATCCTTCCCTTTGAGACGAGGTTTAACGCAACCATCCACGGCTTCTTCATGCTCAAGAGCATAGACGTAATATTCTTGGATTCAGAGAAAACCGTGGTTGACGTTACAACTCTGAGACCTTGGAGAATTTACGTTCCTAAGAAGGCTGCCAAGTACGTAATCGAGGGGCCAGTTGGTTTGAGGAAAGTCCTGAAGGTCGAAGTTGGAGATAAAGTTGAGTGGATAACCTAG
- a CDS encoding ATP-dependent helicase — protein MSEIKWANREYSDEEIYSILDPIVREWFKRKFKSFTPPQRYAIVEIHKGENVLISSPTGSGKTLSAFLAIISELISLGRRGKLEDKIYCVYVSPLRALNNDIRRNLEEPLQEIRELSQELNEEIPEIRVAVRTSDTSSYEKSKMLKMPPHILITTPESLAIALNAPRFREKLRDVKWVIVDEVHALAENKRGSHLALTLERLRELTKRDFVRIGLSATIHPLEEVAKFVFGFSDDGKPRPGLIVDVSFAKKTKITVESVVEDLVYTPANVLNEALYRRIGELVRSRKTTLIFTNTRSGAERVAYHLKKMFPEWEDKIEAHHSSLSREVRLEVEERLKRGELKIIVSSTSLELGIDIGTIDLVILIGSPKSVNRALQRIGRAGHRLHEVSEGVILALDRDDLVEVTVLAHNARKRKLDRIKIPKNPLDVLVQHLLGMALERVWEVEEAYKVVRRAYPYHDLPFEDFINVLKYLAGEFSGLEERKVYAKIWLENGKFGKRGKMTRAIYYMNTGTIPDEAKIDVFTMDKKYIGTVEEEFAERLIPGDIFVLAGRTYEFVKSRGNKIYVIPREGVKPTIPSWFSEMLPLSFDLALDIQKFRREVKSLLNDEDAELKLMEKYGIDEITAKAIISYFREQANYSVIPDDETVLVEIVKEGNVVKYFFHTLIGRRANDALSRAFAYLISKRKRCNVGMAITDNGFMLKVPRDKELSQEEVLELFQVENLRETLKRALDNTELLKRRFRHVANRGLLVLRRYMGRKKSLSRQQMNAQTLLNFLKRNYPEFPLLKEVYREILEDKMDIENAELFLKWIKEGKVKIVVEEHSYPSPFAFNLEVVGASDVVLMEDRRELIRQLHQKIMAIIASQGQD, from the coding sequence ATGAGCGAGATAAAATGGGCCAACAGAGAGTACTCTGATGAGGAGATTTACTCAATTTTAGATCCTATAGTTAGGGAATGGTTTAAGAGGAAGTTCAAATCTTTTACCCCTCCCCAAAGGTACGCGATCGTCGAGATTCATAAGGGAGAGAACGTTCTCATCTCATCGCCAACGGGTTCTGGAAAAACTTTGTCGGCTTTCTTAGCTATAATCAGCGAGCTAATCTCGCTCGGGAGAAGGGGGAAACTTGAGGACAAGATTTATTGCGTTTACGTTTCTCCACTTAGGGCCCTTAACAACGATATAAGAAGGAACCTCGAGGAGCCACTCCAAGAGATAAGGGAACTATCCCAGGAGCTCAACGAGGAAATTCCAGAGATAAGGGTTGCCGTGAGGACGAGCGATACATCAAGTTACGAAAAGAGCAAGATGCTAAAGATGCCCCCTCACATCCTCATAACAACGCCCGAGAGCTTGGCCATAGCCTTGAACGCCCCAAGGTTCAGGGAAAAACTCAGGGATGTTAAGTGGGTTATAGTTGATGAAGTCCATGCATTGGCCGAGAACAAGAGGGGCTCCCATTTAGCCCTAACCTTAGAAAGATTGAGGGAGCTAACCAAAAGGGATTTCGTTAGAATTGGACTGAGCGCAACGATTCACCCCCTCGAGGAAGTCGCCAAGTTCGTCTTCGGCTTTAGCGATGATGGCAAGCCAAGGCCCGGGCTGATAGTTGACGTCAGCTTTGCCAAGAAGACCAAGATAACCGTGGAGAGCGTGGTTGAAGACCTAGTTTATACCCCAGCTAACGTCCTCAACGAGGCCCTCTACAGGAGGATTGGAGAGCTAGTTAGAAGCAGAAAAACAACGCTAATATTCACGAACACGAGGAGCGGTGCGGAGAGGGTGGCTTACCACTTAAAGAAAATGTTCCCTGAATGGGAGGACAAGATAGAGGCCCATCATTCCTCTCTTTCAAGGGAAGTTCGTCTTGAGGTCGAAGAAAGGCTGAAGAGGGGAGAGCTCAAGATAATAGTCAGCTCAACAAGCCTCGAGCTCGGAATAGACATAGGGACCATAGACTTGGTAATCCTAATAGGCTCACCTAAGAGCGTTAATCGTGCCCTTCAAAGGATTGGAAGGGCTGGACATAGGCTCCACGAAGTCAGCGAGGGAGTTATACTAGCTTTAGATAGGGATGACTTGGTTGAGGTCACAGTTTTAGCCCACAACGCCAGGAAGAGGAAGCTCGACAGAATTAAGATACCTAAGAATCCTCTGGATGTCCTCGTTCAGCATCTCCTCGGAATGGCCCTCGAGAGGGTCTGGGAAGTTGAAGAGGCATACAAAGTAGTGAGGAGGGCTTACCCATACCATGACCTGCCTTTCGAAGATTTCATAAACGTCTTGAAATATCTAGCTGGAGAATTCTCCGGCTTAGAGGAGAGGAAAGTTTATGCTAAAATATGGCTCGAAAACGGAAAATTTGGCAAGAGGGGCAAGATGACGAGGGCTATCTACTACATGAACACTGGAACAATACCGGACGAAGCTAAGATCGACGTTTTCACGATGGACAAGAAGTACATCGGAACCGTTGAGGAGGAGTTCGCCGAAAGATTAATTCCTGGGGACATATTCGTCTTGGCTGGAAGAACCTACGAGTTCGTTAAGAGTAGGGGGAACAAAATTTACGTGATCCCGAGGGAGGGAGTTAAACCCACTATACCCTCGTGGTTCTCGGAGATGCTACCCCTAAGCTTCGACTTAGCCCTGGACATCCAAAAGTTCAGGAGGGAAGTTAAGAGCCTGCTCAACGATGAGGATGCTGAGCTAAAGCTCATGGAAAAGTACGGAATAGATGAGATAACTGCGAAGGCGATAATATCTTACTTCAGGGAACAAGCGAACTACTCAGTAATTCCTGATGATGAAACCGTTTTAGTTGAGATAGTTAAGGAAGGCAACGTCGTCAAGTACTTCTTCCATACATTGATCGGCAGAAGGGCAAACGATGCCCTGAGTAGGGCTTTTGCATATTTAATTAGCAAGAGGAAGAGGTGCAACGTTGGAATGGCGATAACCGACAATGGCTTTATGCTGAAGGTTCCCAGGGATAAGGAGCTGTCCCAGGAAGAGGTGCTCGAGCTGTTCCAGGTGGAGAACCTCAGGGAGACCCTAAAGAGGGCCCTTGACAACACGGAACTTCTTAAGAGGAGATTTAGGCACGTGGCAAACAGGGGGTTACTAGTTCTTAGAAGGTACATGGGGAGGAAGAAGAGCCTAAGTAGGCAACAGATGAACGCTCAAACGCTCCTAAACTTCCTGAAGAGGAATTATCCAGAGTTTCCGCTGTTAAAGGAGGTCTACAGGGAGATACTCGAGGATAAGATGGACATAGAGAACGCGGAGCTTTTCCTTAAGTGGATCAAGGAGGGAAAGGTAAAGATCGTTGTAGAGGAGCAC